A genomic segment from Amphiura filiformis chromosome 10, Afil_fr2py, whole genome shotgun sequence encodes:
- the LOC140163194 gene encoding uncharacterized protein, translating into MKLLVILCLFTAVAVTVSTECGGFSCSNGECIDEYFVCNRENDCGDNSDEQNCPAECIPEPVYCPIGEPCDGFLCPNGECKPVTWICDGDNDCGDNSDEEGCPDVPCDGFTCPNGDCIQTEWICDGVDDCGDNSDEQNCPPDGPCEGFRCANGAGQCLAEEDRCDTRDDCGDKSDEQNCPDGQCTGFLCPNGDCLPAWYECDGVKDCGDNSDEQNCSPVVPCDGFTCTNGWCIPAIRVCNGINNCADYSDEQNCPTDEPCDGFPCTYGRCIPATWVCDGRNDCGDNSDEQNCPPGEHGHCSDQGSDTDGSRSKTTSKQESDTDGPRSKTTSKFTVMGKGRRVPVH; encoded by the exons ATGAAGTTGCTCGTCATTTTGTGTCTGTTTACTGCAGTCGCTGTTACCGTGTCAACAG AATGCGGTGGGTTTTCTTGTTCTAATGGAGAGTGCATAGACGAATATTTTGTATGTAATAGAGAAAATGATTGTGGCGACAACTCGGATGAGCAAAATTGTCCCGCAG AGTGCATACCAGAACCAGTATATTGTCCAATAGGTGAGCCATGCGATGGCTTTCTTTGTCCTAATGGAGAGTGCAAACCAGTAACATGGATATGTGATGGAGACAATGATTGTGGCGACAACTCTGATGAGGAAGGTTGTCCCG ATGTGCCATGCGATGGGTTTACTTGTCCTAATGGAGACTGCATTCAAACAGAATGGATATGTGATGGAGTCGATGATTGTGGCGACAACTCGGATGAGCAAAATTGTCCCCCTG ATGGGCCATGCGAGGGCTTTCGATGTGCTAATGGAGCTGGACAGTGTTTAGCAGAAGAGGATAGATGTGATACACGCGATGATTGTGGCGACAAATCGGATGAGCAAAATTGTCCTG ATGGGCAATGCACTGGGTTTCTTTGTCCTAATGGAGATTGCCTACCAGCGTGGTATGAATGTGATGGAGTCAAAGATTGTGGCGATAACTCGGATGAGCAAAATTGTTCCCCGG TTGTGCCATGCGATGGGTTTACATGTACTAATGGATGGTGTATACCAGCAATACGGGTATGCAATGGTATCAATAATTGTGCCGACTACTCGGATGAGCAAAATTGTCCCACGG ATGAGCCATGTGATGGGTTCCCTTGTACTTATGGAAGGTGCATACCAGCAACATGGGTATGTGATGGACGCAATGATTGTGGCGACAACTCGGATGAGCAAAATTGTCCCCCGG GCGAACATGGTCATTGCTCTGATCAGGGAAGTGATACAGATGGAAGCCGGTCAAAGACTACATCAAAGCAGGAAAGTGATACAGATGGACCACGGTCAaagactacatcaaa aTTTACAGTGATGGGAAAAGGGAGAAGAGTGCCCGTGCATTGA